From Nitrobacter sp. NHB1, a single genomic window includes:
- a CDS encoding ABC transporter permease, whose product MTVSSPPPPTGNEASERDSRTPAARVLLPVTVLAAGVLVWDLVVRINGIPPYVLPGPMLVAATLVQDWPILWQSLLTTLLTTVEGFAAATVGGVALALLFNQSKWLEHALLPYAIILQVTPVIAIAPLLLIYLPQRTAVVVCAWIVAFFPVLSNTTLGLNSVDRNLAGLFQLYGASRMQTLRYLKLPAALPYILGGLRIAGGLSLIGAVVAEIAAGSAGAGSGLAYRIAESGYRLNIPRMFAALLLLSVAGIVIYMCLAAVSHLMLRRWHESALRKDN is encoded by the coding sequence ATGACGGTATCCAGTCCACCGCCGCCGACCGGTAACGAGGCGTCGGAGCGCGATTCGCGAACACCGGCGGCACGCGTGCTGTTGCCGGTCACCGTGCTGGCGGCCGGCGTTCTGGTGTGGGATCTGGTGGTGCGAATCAACGGGATTCCGCCCTATGTGCTGCCGGGCCCAATGCTGGTGGCGGCGACGCTGGTGCAGGACTGGCCGATCCTGTGGCAATCGCTGCTGACGACCCTGCTGACCACGGTGGAGGGCTTTGCTGCCGCAACTGTGGGCGGCGTCGCGCTCGCGCTTTTGTTCAACCAGTCGAAATGGCTGGAACATGCGCTCTTGCCCTATGCGATCATCCTGCAGGTCACGCCGGTGATCGCGATTGCGCCGCTGCTTTTGATCTACCTGCCGCAGCGGACCGCGGTGGTCGTCTGCGCCTGGATCGTCGCGTTCTTTCCGGTGCTGTCGAACACCACGCTCGGCCTCAATTCCGTGGACCGCAACCTCGCCGGGCTGTTCCAGCTCTATGGCGCCTCGCGGATGCAGACGCTGCGATATCTGAAACTGCCGGCGGCGTTGCCATATATTCTCGGCGGATTGCGCATCGCCGGCGGCCTGTCGCTGATCGGCGCCGTGGTTGCGGAAATCGCGGCGGGTTCGGCCGGGGCGGGTTCGGGTCTCGCCTACAGGATTGCGGAGTCCGGCTACCGGCTCAACATTCCGCGCATGTTCGCGGCGTTGTTGTTGCTCTCGGTGGCGGGCATTGTCATTTATATGTGCCTCGCGGCGGTATCGCATCTGATGTTGCGGCGCTGGCACGAAAGCGCGCTTAGGAAGGACAACTGA
- a CDS encoding ABC transporter ATP-binding protein, protein MIEPATALSAAGTGLCAGDAVNLKGVTKLYACGVAALGPLDFNVSEGDFVSLLGPSGCGKSTALRIIAGLSAPTSGTVRVAGGGRSIGFVFQEPTLMPWASVRDNVALPLKLAHRPRADIGGHVEAALARVGLAEFAAAYPRQLSGGMRMRVSLARALVTDPDILLMDEPFAALDEITRFRLNNDLLALWRDLRKTVIFVTHSVFESVYLSRRVVVMTPRPGRISAEYRIDTAEPRDEDFRTSAEYAAYCREVSIGLSLATGEGAFRR, encoded by the coding sequence ATGATCGAGCCCGCAACAGCGTTGTCCGCGGCCGGCACGGGTCTGTGCGCGGGAGACGCCGTGAATCTGAAGGGTGTCACGAAACTCTATGCCTGCGGCGTCGCGGCGCTGGGACCGCTCGATTTCAATGTGAGCGAGGGCGATTTCGTGTCGCTGCTCGGGCCGTCCGGCTGCGGGAAGTCGACCGCGCTGCGGATCATCGCCGGGCTGAGCGCGCCGACGTCCGGCACGGTTCGCGTCGCCGGCGGCGGACGCTCCATCGGCTTCGTGTTTCAGGAGCCGACCTTGATGCCATGGGCCAGCGTTCGCGACAATGTGGCGCTGCCGCTGAAGCTCGCGCATCGGCCGCGCGCCGACATCGGCGGACACGTCGAGGCCGCGCTGGCGCGGGTCGGGCTTGCCGAGTTCGCAGCCGCTTATCCGCGCCAACTGTCCGGCGGCATGAGGATGCGGGTGTCGCTGGCGCGCGCGCTGGTCACCGATCCGGATATTCTTTTGATGGACGAACCGTTCGCGGCGCTCGACGAGATCACCCGCTTCCGCCTCAACAACGATCTGCTCGCGCTGTGGCGCGACTTGCGCAAGACCGTCATCTTCGTCACCCATTCGGTGTTCGAGTCAGTCTATCTCTCGCGCCGCGTCGTGGTGATGACGCCGCGTCCCGGCCGCATCAGCGCCGAGTACCGCATCGACACCGCCGAGCCGCGGGACGAGGATTTCAGGACTTCGGCGGAATACGCCGCGTATTGCCGTGAGGTGTCGATCGGGCTGTCGCTGGCGACCGGCGAAGGAGCGTTCCGTCGATGA
- a CDS encoding creatininase family protein: MTRTPPFDWSVIHWPGVPPETAANWIAVLPLAATEQHGPHLPLTTDVLIAEAYLARVRALLPQDTPVTFLPVQPIGISTEHTDFPGTQTLANEAALKAWTALGEEVARTGIRKLAMVSSHGGNSAAMTMVAQDLRARHRMLAVTTAWSRFGVPDGLFDAQELRHGIHGGAIETSIMLARYPEHVRRDSIADFRPASIAIEKTYRWLGTQRPAPFAWQTQDLHPSGAVGDATQASAEKGERLLDHGARAFCELLADMARFDPAALTDGPRGRA; encoded by the coding sequence ATGACCAGAACACCCCCTTTCGACTGGTCTGTCATCCACTGGCCCGGTGTGCCGCCGGAGACCGCCGCGAACTGGATCGCAGTGCTGCCGCTGGCGGCGACCGAGCAGCACGGGCCGCACCTGCCGCTCACCACCGACGTGCTGATCGCGGAGGCCTATCTCGCACGGGTTCGCGCGTTGCTGCCGCAGGATACGCCCGTGACCTTTCTGCCGGTGCAGCCGATCGGCATTTCCACCGAGCACACCGATTTTCCCGGCACGCAAACGCTGGCCAACGAGGCGGCGCTCAAAGCGTGGACCGCGCTCGGTGAAGAGGTGGCGCGGACCGGAATCAGAAAGCTCGCGATGGTGTCCAGTCACGGCGGCAACAGCGCCGCAATGACGATGGTGGCGCAAGATTTGCGCGCGCGGCATCGTATGCTCGCGGTCACCACCGCCTGGTCGCGCTTCGGCGTGCCGGATGGCCTGTTCGATGCGCAGGAGTTGCGCCACGGCATTCATGGCGGCGCCATTGAGACCTCGATCATGCTGGCGCGCTATCCGGAACACGTGCGGCGCGACAGCATCGCCGACTTCCGCCCCGCGAGCATCGCAATCGAGAAGACCTATCGCTGGCTCGGCACGCAACGGCCCGCGCCGTTTGCGTGGCAGACGCAGGACCTGCACCCGAGCGGCGCCGTGGGCGATGCGACACAGGCCTCCGCGGAAAAGGGCGAACGGCTGCTCGATCACGGCGCGCGTGCGTTCTGCGAGTTGCTAGCCGACATGGCCAGGTTCGATCCGGCGGCGCTGACAGACGGCCCGCGCGGCCGCGCCTGA
- a CDS encoding ABC transporter substrate-binding protein, with the protein MRLALSLRTLTAGLVLALGLTGPATAGPALDKVSFGTNWVAEGEHGGFFQALADGTYKKYGLDVTIVPGGPNVNNRVLLISGKLDFFMTANTLQSFDAVANNVPVVAVAAMFQKDPQVFLAHPESKVTKIEDLKPLTLFVSKEGIASYFQWLKSEYGFSGEKVKPYTFNAQPFLADKNSAMQGYVTSEPFAVEKRAGFKPTVILLADAGFNPYSTLIETRRDLVENKQDLVQRFVDASIVGWYTYLYGDNTAGNAMIKKLNPEMTDGLLAYSVAKLREYGIVDSGDSLRDGIGAMSDARYASFFDKMVRAGVVRRDIDFRKAYTLRFVNKGVGIDLRPEN; encoded by the coding sequence ATGCGCCTTGCCCTATCGCTGCGAACGTTGACGGCCGGACTGGTGCTGGCGCTCGGCCTTACCGGACCAGCCACGGCCGGGCCGGCGCTGGACAAGGTCTCCTTTGGTACGAATTGGGTCGCCGAGGGCGAACACGGCGGCTTCTTTCAGGCGCTGGCCGACGGCACCTACAAAAAATATGGCCTGGACGTGACCATCGTGCCGGGCGGCCCCAACGTGAACAACCGGGTGCTTTTGATCTCCGGCAAGCTCGATTTCTTCATGACCGCGAACACCCTGCAATCGTTCGACGCGGTGGCCAACAACGTGCCGGTCGTCGCGGTCGCGGCCATGTTCCAGAAGGACCCGCAGGTTTTTCTCGCGCATCCGGAATCGAAGGTGACGAAAATCGAGGACCTGAAGCCGCTCACCCTGTTCGTGTCAAAGGAAGGCATCGCAAGCTATTTCCAGTGGCTCAAATCCGAGTATGGATTCAGCGGGGAGAAGGTCAAACCCTACACCTTCAATGCCCAGCCGTTTCTCGCCGACAAGAACAGCGCGATGCAGGGCTATGTCACCTCGGAACCGTTCGCGGTGGAGAAGCGGGCCGGCTTCAAGCCGACCGTGATTCTGCTCGCCGATGCCGGGTTCAACCCGTATTCGACCCTGATCGAGACCCGCCGCGATCTGGTCGAGAACAAGCAGGATCTGGTGCAGCGCTTCGTCGACGCCTCGATCGTCGGCTGGTATACCTATCTGTACGGCGATAACACGGCCGGCAATGCCATGATCAAGAAGCTCAATCCCGAAATGACCGACGGCCTGCTGGCCTATTCGGTGGCGAAGTTGCGGGAGTATGGCATCGTCGATTCCGGCGATTCCTTGCGCGACGGCATCGGCGCCATGAGCGATGCGCGCTATGCGAGCTTCTTCGACAAGATGGTGCGGGCCGGCGTAGTGCGCCGGGACATCGACTTTCGCAAGGCCTACACGCTGCGGTTCGTCAACAAAGGCGTCGGCATCGATTTGCGGCCCGAGAACTAG